A region of Oceanicoccus sp. KOV_DT_Chl DNA encodes the following proteins:
- the rpsU gene encoding 30S ribosomal protein S21 gives MPSVKLKDNEPFDIALRRFKRACEKAGVLADVRSREFYEKPTSVRKRKAAAAVKRHAKKVSRDNRNQKRLY, from the coding sequence ATGCCTTCAGTTAAGTTAAAAGATAACGAGCCCTTTGATATTGCTCTGCGTCGCTTCAAGCGCGCATGTGAGAAAGCCGGTGTTTTAGCCGATGTTCGCAGCCGTGAATTCTACGAGAAGCCTACTTCAGTACGTAAGCGCAAAGCTGCTGCTGCGGTAAAGCGTCACGCTAAGAAAGTATCTCGCGATAACCGCAACCAAAAGCGTCTTTACTAG
- a CDS encoding GatB/YqeY domain-containing protein, whose translation MADTTLKAQIQEAMKAAMRAKEKQRLGTIRLIQAEIKRIEVDERIDIDDARLLAVLDKMCKQRRDSISQYEAAGRQELADIESAEIVVIQDFLPTQLSDDELNTLVADAVSSSGAESMKDMGKVMAILKPQLQGRADMGEVSKLIKAKLG comes from the coding sequence ATGGCAGACACAACGCTTAAAGCTCAAATTCAGGAAGCCATGAAAGCGGCCATGCGGGCCAAGGAAAAGCAGCGTCTCGGTACTATCCGGCTGATTCAAGCCGAAATCAAACGTATTGAAGTAGATGAGCGCATCGATATTGACGATGCGCGGCTTTTGGCTGTGCTGGATAAAATGTGCAAGCAGCGCCGTGATTCTATTTCCCAATACGAAGCGGCTGGTCGTCAGGAACTCGCTGATATCGAATCTGCAGAAATTGTAGTCATCCAGGATTTCCTCCCCACCCAGCTCAGCGATGACGAACTTAATACCTTGGTAGCCGATGCTGTCAGCAGCAGCGGTGCCGAATCCATGAAAGACATGGGTAAGGTAATGGCCATTTTAAAGCCACAACTGCAAGGCCGCGCCGATATGGGCGAAGTCAGCAAACTGATCAAAGCCAAACTCGGCTAA
- the panD gene encoding aspartate 1-decarboxylase: MQLRSFMSSKIHKATITEANLNYVGSITIDAELLDKAGLLPNEKVLVVSNTSGARLETYVIEGQRHSGYIGINGAASHLIGPGEEVIIIAFTLATEPVAPKAILVDKDNRFVCDLTEEQASFAPQTA, translated from the coding sequence ATGCAACTGCGAAGTTTTATGTCATCCAAAATCCATAAAGCGACAATTACTGAAGCCAATCTTAATTATGTTGGCAGCATCACCATTGACGCTGAATTACTGGATAAAGCGGGCTTACTGCCCAATGAAAAAGTATTGGTAGTCAGCAACACCTCTGGCGCCAGACTGGAAACCTATGTCATCGAAGGCCAGCGCCACAGTGGCTATATCGGTATCAATGGTGCGGCCTCGCACCTGATCGGCCCAGGCGAAGAAGTGATCATCATCGCCTTTACACTAGCCACCGAGCCGGTTGCGCCCAAAGCGATTTTAGTCGATAAAGACAACCGCTTTGTCTGCGATTTGACTGAAGAGCAAGCCAGCTTCGCACCACAAACGGCTTAA
- the dnaG gene encoding DNA primase — MAGRIPQTFIDDLLDRLDIVEVVDRRVPLKKSGKNFTACCPFHDEKTPSFSVNQEKQFYYCFGCGAGGNAIGFLMDYERMEFPRAVEALADAAGLEVPREAAAFQEQPQQKKNIYTILEKAADYYRQQLKQHPQKQKAVDYLKNRGLSGEICRDFDIGYAPPGWDNLLAHLGSNDEEKQLLIDGGMLIEKEEENKLYDRFRDRIIFPIRDNRGRVIAFGGRVLGDDKPKYLNSPETPVFHKSKELYGLYQSRKANRQLDRLLIVEGYMDVSRWPSTVLIGLRRRWVLPPVPTT, encoded by the coding sequence ATGGCTGGCCGCATACCACAAACGTTTATCGACGATTTACTGGATCGCCTCGACATTGTCGAAGTGGTGGACCGTCGCGTGCCATTGAAAAAAAGCGGCAAGAACTTTACCGCCTGCTGCCCCTTCCACGACGAGAAAACCCCCTCTTTCAGCGTCAATCAGGAAAAACAGTTCTACTACTGTTTTGGCTGCGGCGCTGGTGGCAATGCTATCGGCTTTCTAATGGACTACGAGCGCATGGAATTCCCCCGTGCCGTTGAAGCCCTTGCCGATGCCGCCGGACTGGAAGTCCCCAGAGAAGCAGCCGCCTTTCAGGAACAGCCGCAGCAAAAGAAGAACATCTACACCATCCTGGAAAAAGCGGCTGACTACTATCGCCAGCAACTGAAACAACACCCGCAAAAACAAAAAGCCGTGGACTACCTCAAAAACCGCGGGCTCAGCGGCGAGATTTGCCGTGACTTCGATATCGGTTACGCACCGCCGGGCTGGGATAATTTGCTGGCACACCTGGGCAGCAATGATGAAGAGAAGCAGCTGCTGATTGATGGCGGCATGCTGATCGAGAAGGAAGAGGAGAATAAACTCTACGATCGTTTCCGCGACCGTATTATCTTTCCTATCCGCGACAATCGCGGCCGTGTTATCGCCTTTGGCGGCAGAGTACTCGGCGATGACAAACCCAAATACCTTAATTCGCCGGAAACCCCGGTATTCCACAAAAGCAAAGAGCTCTACGGCCTCTACCAGTCCCGCAAAGCTAACCGCCAGCTAGACCGGCTACTCATTGTCGAAGGCTATATGGATGTGTCGCGCTGGCCCAGCACGGTATTAATTGGGCTGCGGCGACGCTGGGTACTGCCACCAGTACCGACCACCTGA
- a CDS encoding toprim domain-containing protein codes for MGTATSTDHLKIIFRQCPEVVFCFDGDEAGRKAAVRALESALPAMEDGRRAKFLFLPQGEDPDSLVRDIGANNFILLVNKAMPLEEYLFSSQAEGLELGSLDGRARMSTMAAPLIEKLPQGVFKELMMDSLAERTGLSRDKLGEILRQHQRNKQNGAPAALSPIPTETDAETHFGDQHPVYAVQDRPKPKQRDSQYQPAETTRNPVLYAIALLLHEPKAASQIETPNQLNTDEDPNMPLLLAMLELLNKRPDSTPAMLIGHWYGEPWGETLQLLLQAERLIPETNIEQELTDTLLHLSRKSQKKQNLKQQVDNILSKDYAQLSDDEKQQLKQLLRQKHDLSKA; via the coding sequence CTGGGTACTGCCACCAGTACCGACCACCTGAAAATCATCTTCCGCCAGTGCCCGGAGGTAGTATTCTGCTTTGATGGTGACGAAGCCGGCCGCAAGGCAGCGGTGAGGGCGCTGGAGTCTGCGCTACCAGCGATGGAAGATGGCCGCCGGGCTAAATTCCTGTTTTTGCCACAGGGAGAAGACCCGGATAGCCTGGTGCGCGATATTGGTGCCAATAACTTCATTCTGCTAGTCAATAAAGCCATGCCACTGGAAGAGTATTTATTTAGCTCACAAGCAGAAGGGCTGGAACTAGGCTCGCTGGACGGCCGCGCCCGCATGAGTACTATGGCGGCGCCGCTCATAGAAAAGCTGCCACAAGGCGTGTTCAAAGAACTGATGATGGACTCTTTAGCCGAGCGCACCGGCCTGTCACGCGATAAACTCGGAGAAATCCTGCGACAACATCAGCGCAACAAACAAAACGGGGCGCCTGCAGCCCTCTCGCCGATACCCACAGAGACCGACGCAGAAACCCACTTCGGGGATCAGCACCCAGTCTATGCAGTGCAAGATCGCCCCAAACCGAAGCAGCGTGACAGCCAGTATCAGCCTGCAGAGACCACCCGCAACCCGGTTCTTTATGCCATCGCCCTACTGCTGCATGAGCCAAAGGCCGCCAGCCAGATTGAGACGCCCAACCAGCTGAATACGGATGAAGACCCCAATATGCCGCTACTATTGGCCATGCTGGAGTTGCTTAACAAACGACCTGATTCCACCCCCGCCATGCTAATTGGCCACTGGTACGGCGAACCCTGGGGCGAAACCCTGCAATTATTGCTGCAGGCAGAGCGATTGATCCCCGAGACCAATATTGAACAGGAATTAACCGATACACTGCTGCATTTGAGTCGAAAATCACAAAAGAAACAAAACCTTAAACAGCAGGTCGACAACATTCTAAGCAAGGACTACGCTCAGCTAAGCGATGATGAAAAACAGCAACTTAAACAATTACTCAGGCAGAAGCATGATCTATCGAAGGCCTGA
- the rpoD gene encoding RNA polymerase sigma factor RpoD, with the protein MSNPNKQQSRLKILIAKGKEQGYLTYAEVNDHLPQDISDPDQVEDIIQMINDMGIQVFEAAPDADEILLSEDDSPDDIAAAEAAAALAAVENEVGRTTDPVRMYMREMGTVELLTREGEIAIAKRIEEGIRDVMAAIAYYPGAVQDVIDEYDKVATEERRLADILVGYLNPTDVVPPAAQQQLAAAVKDDDDDEDETSSGPDPEEAKQRFTDIRKQQNKLDKAIEKHGRYSKEAAKELQKVAELFKFLKLTPRIFDPLAIRVRSKLNVIRESEKLIMNICVKQCKMTRRDFVKAFQGNEVNMEWVDEQIKANKDIAPILETSKEDILRSQRKIAQMESQTELTVVDIKEVNRRMSIGEARARRAKKEMVEANLRLVISIAKKYTNRGLQFLDLIQEGNIGLMKAVDKFEYRRGYKFSTYATWWIRQAITRSIADQARTIRIPVHMIETINKLNRISRQMLQEMGREPTPEELGERMDMPEDKVRKVLKIAKEPISMETPIGDDEDSHLGDFIEDTTIAQPVDSATGQGLQEATKDVLGGLTAREAKVLRMRFGIDMNTDHTLEEVGKQFDVTRERIRQIEAKALRKLRHPSRSDHLRSFLDE; encoded by the coding sequence ATGAGCAACCCCAATAAACAACAGTCCCGTTTAAAGATCCTTATTGCCAAGGGCAAAGAGCAGGGCTACCTTACCTATGCTGAGGTCAATGACCACCTGCCACAGGACATCTCTGATCCTGATCAGGTCGAAGACATCATTCAGATGATCAACGACATGGGTATCCAGGTTTTTGAAGCTGCTCCTGATGCTGATGAAATCCTGCTTTCCGAAGATGACTCCCCGGATGATATTGCTGCCGCTGAAGCTGCTGCTGCCCTTGCTGCAGTAGAAAATGAAGTCGGCCGCACCACCGACCCAGTACGTATGTATATGCGTGAAATGGGTACCGTTGAGCTATTAACCCGCGAGGGCGAAATCGCCATTGCCAAACGTATCGAGGAAGGTATCCGCGACGTCATGGCTGCCATCGCCTACTACCCAGGCGCAGTTCAGGACGTTATCGATGAATACGATAAAGTCGCCACTGAAGAGCGCCGCCTGGCAGACATTTTAGTGGGTTACCTCAACCCCACCGATGTGGTTCCACCAGCAGCCCAGCAGCAACTTGCCGCAGCCGTTAAAGATGACGATGATGACGAGGATGAAACCAGCAGCGGCCCGGATCCAGAAGAAGCAAAGCAGCGCTTTACGGATATTCGCAAGCAGCAAAACAAATTAGATAAAGCGATTGAAAAGCACGGTCGCTACAGCAAAGAAGCGGCTAAGGAATTACAGAAAGTCGCTGAGCTATTTAAATTCCTGAAATTAACACCACGGATTTTTGATCCACTGGCCATTCGTGTTCGCTCCAAGCTCAACGTCATTCGTGAAAGCGAAAAGTTGATCATGAACATCTGCGTGAAACAGTGCAAAATGACTCGCCGGGACTTTGTTAAAGCCTTTCAAGGCAATGAAGTTAATATGGAGTGGGTTGACGAACAAATCAAAGCCAATAAAGACATTGCACCTATTTTGGAAACGAGCAAAGAAGATATCTTGCGCTCGCAACGCAAAATTGCCCAAATGGAATCTCAAACCGAGCTGACCGTCGTCGACATAAAAGAAGTTAATCGTCGTATGTCTATCGGAGAAGCCCGTGCCCGTCGCGCCAAGAAAGAAATGGTCGAAGCAAACTTGCGTCTGGTAATTTCTATCGCCAAAAAATACACCAATCGCGGTTTACAATTTCTCGACTTAATTCAGGAAGGTAACATCGGCCTTATGAAAGCGGTTGATAAATTTGAATACCGCCGGGGTTATAAGTTTTCAACTTACGCCACCTGGTGGATTCGTCAGGCAATCACACGCTCGATTGCCGACCAGGCACGCACCATTCGTATTCCTGTGCACATGATTGAGACCATCAACAAACTTAATCGTATCTCTCGTCAAATGCTGCAGGAAATGGGCCGCGAGCCCACCCCGGAAGAACTGGGTGAGCGCATGGACATGCCGGAAGATAAAGTTCGCAAAGTACTAAAGATTGCAAAAGAACCTATCTCCATGGAAACCCCTATCGGTGATGACGAAGATTCACATCTGGGTGACTTTATTGAAGATACTACTATCGCTCAGCCAGTGGATTCCGCTACCGGCCAAGGCTTGCAGGAAGCCACCAAAGACGTGCTTGGCGGGCTGACTGCACGAGAAGCGAAAGTACTGCGAATGCGCTTTGGTATCGACATGAACACTGACCATACCTTGGAAGAAGTGGGCAAGCAGTTCGATGTTACCCGTGAGCGAATTCGTCAAATTGAAGCCAAAGCGTTACGTAAATTGCGCCACCCTTCACGCTCTGATCATTTGCGCAGTTTTCTGGACGAGTAA
- a CDS encoding AgmX/PglI C-terminal domain-containing protein, producing the protein MTGPELQLPWAVSEKDDKRYRKLLWQGLIVLLLFGIAIPLVPVKEIPREQKEAVPPQLARVIMEKKELPKPEPVVAPKPKPKEKPKPKPVEKEKPKPKEKPKPKPVDVVEKAKATAAVSGLLAFKDDLTELRESVDINQLDSKQLSRGESKAAETKRSVITQKSAQASGGVQVAAVSENTGGRALSGRETTKVGTPDGFSDQPQAIARATADTVSGRSDQAIRRVMDKNKGAIFSIYNRALRKDPALEGRFVFEMVISPAGAVTSIKLISSELADEQLTSKILSRIRLINFGSDRVTETVVNYSFDFLPY; encoded by the coding sequence GTGACAGGTCCAGAATTACAATTGCCTTGGGCGGTATCCGAGAAGGATGATAAGCGCTATCGGAAGTTGCTGTGGCAGGGATTAATTGTGCTGTTGTTGTTCGGTATAGCAATACCGTTAGTGCCGGTAAAAGAAATTCCTCGCGAGCAAAAAGAAGCGGTGCCACCGCAATTGGCGCGGGTGATTATGGAAAAGAAAGAGCTGCCAAAACCAGAGCCTGTGGTCGCACCCAAGCCAAAGCCCAAAGAAAAACCCAAGCCCAAGCCGGTAGAAAAAGAAAAGCCAAAGCCTAAAGAAAAACCTAAGCCCAAGCCTGTTGATGTGGTTGAAAAGGCTAAGGCCACCGCCGCGGTTTCAGGTTTGCTAGCATTTAAAGATGATCTGACTGAGCTTAGGGAAAGTGTTGATATTAATCAGTTGGACAGCAAGCAACTGAGTCGGGGCGAATCAAAAGCGGCTGAAACCAAGCGTTCAGTGATTACCCAAAAATCGGCGCAAGCCAGTGGCGGCGTACAGGTCGCAGCGGTCAGTGAAAATACCGGTGGTCGCGCTTTATCTGGTCGGGAAACGACTAAGGTCGGTACCCCTGACGGTTTCAGTGATCAGCCGCAAGCGATTGCCAGGGCGACGGCGGATACAGTAAGTGGTCGCAGCGATCAGGCTATCCGCCGAGTGATGGATAAAAACAAGGGCGCCATATTCTCTATTTATAATCGCGCATTGCGGAAAGATCCAGCGCTGGAAGGCCGCTTTGTTTTTGAAATGGTGATTAGTCCTGCGGGGGCGGTTACCAGTATTAAACTTATTTCCAGTGAGTTAGCGGATGAGCAATTGACCAGCAAAATTCTATCTCGTATACGCTTGATCAATTTTGGAAGTGATCGGGTGACAGAAACCGTGGTGAATTATTCGTTTGATTTCCTGCCCTACTAA
- a CDS encoding biopolymer transporter ExbD: protein MKKSLRAKRMARNHRKHGQHPKLNLVSLMDIFTILVFFLMVNSGDVEVLSADKSITLPDSIAETKPAMTITIKVSDSNIIVQGNTIGSLESPEGVAATLAALNKELVYQASRRSQLSEEEKLKGRSVIIMGDQSMPYDLLKQLMTTCSANDYRDISLAVNRVAEQPEVDAPPSLES from the coding sequence ATGAAAAAGTCTCTTCGCGCCAAACGCATGGCCAGAAATCATCGTAAACACGGTCAGCATCCTAAATTAAACTTAGTGTCGTTGATGGATATTTTCACCATTCTGGTTTTTTTCTTGATGGTAAACAGTGGCGACGTTGAAGTGTTGTCAGCAGATAAATCAATCACATTGCCTGACTCTATTGCAGAAACCAAGCCTGCGATGACCATTACAATCAAAGTCAGTGATAGCAATATTATTGTGCAGGGCAATACCATTGGTAGTTTGGAATCTCCCGAAGGGGTTGCGGCTACACTGGCAGCGCTAAACAAAGAGTTGGTATATCAGGCCTCTCGTCGCAGCCAACTCAGTGAAGAAGAAAAACTGAAAGGTCGCTCGGTTATTATTATGGGTGACCAGAGTATGCCTTACGATTTACTCAAGCAATTAATGACCACCTGTTCGGCCAACGATTACCGTGATATTTCCTTGGCGGTAAATCGTGTTGCTGAACAGCCAGAAGTTGACGCGCCGCCGTCATTGGAGAGTTAG
- a CDS encoding biopolymer transporter ExbD, with amino-acid sequence MRRLRRNPPTEAELDITAFMNLMIVLVPVLLLGMVFSQITVIDVNLPALSTAASSSEADKMQVELVVDNEQMTVNFPQGIRVKTIVKTETGEHDFKLLSLVLQEVKRQLLEKGIERKNITILSAPDTDYQTIITAMDTVRSYKAVVVADVVDAALFPNIAFGDAPVMAEAKQ; translated from the coding sequence ATGAGACGTCTTCGTCGCAACCCGCCTACCGAGGCGGAGCTCGATATTACCGCTTTCATGAATTTGATGATTGTGTTGGTACCGGTGCTGCTGCTAGGTATGGTGTTTTCCCAAATCACCGTTATTGATGTCAATTTGCCGGCCCTGTCGACCGCCGCTAGCAGTAGCGAAGCTGACAAAATGCAGGTGGAGTTGGTTGTTGATAATGAGCAGATGACGGTTAATTTTCCGCAGGGTATTCGCGTTAAAACTATCGTCAAAACAGAGACTGGTGAGCATGACTTTAAACTGCTAAGTCTGGTGTTGCAGGAAGTAAAGAGGCAGTTACTGGAGAAAGGGATAGAGCGAAAAAATATTACTATTTTGTCTGCCCCTGATACCGATTATCAAACCATTATTACCGCGATGGATACGGTGCGTTCGTATAAGGCGGTAGTGGTGGCAGATGTGGTTGATGCCGCATTATTTCCTAACATTGCCTTTGGTGATGCCCCTGTTATGGCGGAGGCTAAGCAATGA
- a CDS encoding MotA/TolQ/ExbB proton channel family protein, translated as MEFLSAIIRFFQTGGPFMYPIAIVLVIGLAISIERWLVLTVAKTSNKKAFEALLPALKKGDFRSIVDEANRSTVPMARIIGAGVARFTNSNRRDDVEYAMEEGILEALPKLEKRTPYLATLANISTLLGLLGTIIGLIAAFTAVANAEPTEKAAMLSSSISVAMNTTAFGLIAAIPLLLLHSLLQTKTAEIVDSLEMAGVKVLNTLGAKLAAQTRNQDKPAA; from the coding sequence ATGGAATTTCTGTCTGCCATCATCCGCTTCTTTCAGACGGGTGGCCCATTTATGTACCCCATTGCTATTGTTCTGGTCATTGGCCTGGCAATTTCTATCGAGCGCTGGCTAGTGCTGACAGTGGCAAAAACCAGTAATAAAAAGGCCTTTGAGGCGCTGTTGCCGGCGTTAAAGAAGGGTGACTTTCGCAGTATTGTTGATGAGGCAAACCGCTCTACTGTGCCGATGGCCAGAATTATCGGTGCGGGTGTGGCTCGTTTTACCAACAGTAATCGTCGTGATGATGTGGAATATGCGATGGAAGAAGGCATTCTTGAGGCCTTACCGAAATTAGAAAAGCGCACGCCTTACCTGGCAACTCTGGCAAATATTTCTACCCTGCTGGGCTTGCTAGGTACCATTATTGGCTTGATTGCAGCGTTTACTGCGGTGGCCAATGCTGAGCCGACCGAGAAGGCCGCAATGTTATCGAGCAGTATTTCGGTAGCGATGAACACTACAGCATTTGGCTTGATTGCGGCTATTCCGTTGTTGTTGCTGCACTCCTTGTTACAAACGAAAACCGCTGAAATAGTCGATAGCCTTGAAATGGCGGGAGTGAAAGTGTTGAACACGTTGGGCGCCAAGCTAGCGGCGCAAACGCGTAATCAAGACAAGCCCGCTGCTTAG
- a CDS encoding cell division protein FtsY has translation MRVILIMLIALAASADEGVITLRSTVKGNQEQPKVMYVLPWQSAERIEVEYRPDNEWLGEVFAPVDRDEFIRELNYRDAGFGASTAEAEK, from the coding sequence ATGCGAGTCATATTGATCATGTTGATAGCGCTGGCGGCCTCTGCGGATGAGGGTGTAATCACCCTGCGCAGTACCGTCAAGGGCAATCAGGAGCAGCCAAAAGTGATGTATGTGTTGCCCTGGCAATCTGCTGAGCGAATTGAGGTGGAGTATCGCCCGGATAATGAATGGCTGGGTGAGGTTTTTGCGCCGGTGGATCGTGATGAATTTATCCGCGAATTAAATTACCGCGATGCTGGCTTTGGCGCCTCAACTGCCGAAGCTGAAAAATAG
- a CDS encoding tetratricopeptide repeat protein, whose translation MARGDSLMLRYGVPLLWLLLLTGCQSIPLGLNQEAPNKEEVVATEDAAGELVVVPSPYEQNQGSVSSDAKARYGKALVAMQVGDWKDAEQRLLALVSDYPALSGPVLNLGIVSEQQADNKKAEAYYQQTIAVNANNLAAYHRLAVLLREQGRFQEAEAVYLRALTVWDQDAVSHKNLGILYDLYMGRLDDALIHYESYLALTEPPDRQVKGWVADLSRRIKAEQ comes from the coding sequence ATGGCACGAGGGGATTCACTAATGTTGCGCTATGGGGTGCCACTACTTTGGTTGCTATTGCTGACTGGGTGTCAGTCAATTCCATTGGGGTTGAATCAAGAGGCGCCGAATAAAGAGGAGGTCGTTGCTACAGAGGATGCTGCTGGAGAGCTTGTGGTGGTGCCATCACCTTATGAGCAAAATCAGGGTTCTGTGAGCAGTGATGCCAAGGCGCGATATGGCAAAGCCCTTGTCGCCATGCAGGTTGGCGATTGGAAAGATGCTGAGCAACGCTTATTGGCTTTGGTGAGCGACTATCCAGCCTTGTCGGGGCCGGTGCTGAATTTGGGTATTGTCAGTGAGCAGCAAGCTGATAATAAAAAAGCCGAAGCCTATTATCAGCAGACTATTGCAGTGAATGCTAATAATCTGGCGGCCTACCATCGTTTGGCAGTGTTGTTACGCGAGCAGGGACGCTTTCAAGAAGCTGAAGCGGTTTATCTGCGAGCATTGACCGTGTGGGATCAAGACGCGGTCAGTCATAAAAATCTGGGTATTTTGTATGACCTCTATATGGGGCGTCTAGATGATGCGCTTATTCATTATGAGTCGTATTTAGCATTAACCGAGCCGCCCGATCGGCAGGTGAAGGGCTGGGTTGCTGATCTCAGCCGTCGAATCAAAGCGGAGCAATGA